In one Nicotiana sylvestris chromosome 8, ASM39365v2, whole genome shotgun sequence genomic region, the following are encoded:
- the LOC138875485 gene encoding uncharacterized protein produces the protein MTWEDVHNSYQSKTRVEDEQLGAPSGSVFQRRLLAKESENVDKGSRSNKERYHPYVDDRRNISRRNIPRNDRRADRGQSSRGIMSKTKFYRHLGPAEGPRLSEYNFISNASSIILAIGKIRDTRWPKPIQTDPSQGNLNLMCKYHSTNGHMTEDCRQLREEIARLLNEGHLRELLSDRAKNHFRERDANRKSEPEEPQHVMHRIIGGVNVQRGPIFKHSKVSITREKQNRDYMPEDTLTFSEEDIKALSPHNYALVFSILLNKVQVKRVLVNPGSSANIIRSRVVEQVGMLDQILHASRVLNGFNMASEMAVST, from the coding sequence cagttgggagccccctctgGCTCAGTTTTTCAAAGAAGGTTACTAGCAAAGGAGTCAGAAAATGTAGACAAGGGGTCAAGATCGAATAAGGAAAGATATCATCCATACGTCGATGATCGAAGGAACATTTCAAGGCGTAACATACCTCGGAATGATCGAAGAGCtgatcgaggtcaaagttccCGAGGAATCATGAGCAAAACCAAGTTTTATAGGCACTTGGGACCGGCAGAGGGGCCCCGATTATCGGAGTACAACTTCATCTCCAATGCCTCGAGTATCATCTTAGCTATTGGCAAAATTAGAGATACTAGATGGCCCAAGCCTATACAGACCGATCCTTCTCAGGGGAACCTcaacttgatgtgcaagtatcatagTACTAATGGGCATATGACCGAGGATTGCAGGCAGCTTAGAGAGGAGATAGCTCGGTTATTAAATGAGGGGCATCTTCGTGAATTGCTCAGCGACCGGGCAAAGAACCATTTCCGAGAAAGAGATGCAAATAGAAAGAGTGAGCCCGAAGAACCTCAACATGTCATGCATAGGATCATTGGAGGAGTCAACGTCCAACGGGGACCAATATTCAAACATTCCAAAGTATCTATCACAAGGGAGAAGCAGAATCGGGACTACATGCCCGAGGACACCCTCACATTCAGTGAGGAAGACATCAAGGCCTTATCTCCTCACAACTATGCACTGGTAttttctatccttttaaataaagttcaagttaaacgtgttctcgtgaatccaggtagctcagcaaatATAATCAGATCAAGGGTCGTGGAGCAGGTCGGGATGCTTGACCAAATCTTACATGCCTCTCGAGTCttgaatggattcaacatggcaagtgaaatggctgtgagcacctaa